The window CGGTTCGAGATGCCGGGATTCGAGTCGGTGTACGAACGCAACAAGAACCGCGACTTCGTCGTGCTGGGCGTCTCGATGGACGCCGGCAGCACCGACGGCGTCGAGAAATTCCTCGCCGAGAACCACATCACCTATCCGGTGGCGATGGCCACGGGCGACATGGTCGAGAGCTTCGGCAACGTGAACCTCCTGCCCACCTCGTTCCTGATCGACCGCCAGGGCCGCATCCGCAACACGGTGCAGGGCATCTTCGCGGCGGTGGCGCTCGATCAGGCCGTGCAGCGCCTGCTCGCCGAGCCCGCCGATCCGCCCGCGCACGCCGGCCTCGCGCCATGACGGACACGGCCACGGTGTCGCTCGGCCTGGCATTCGTGGCCGGGCTGGCCTCGTTCCTGTCGCCATGCGTCCTGCCGCTGGTGCCCAGCTACGTCACCTTCGTCACGGGCATGACGCTGGAAGATCTGACGACGCAGGGGCGCACGTCGGCCAGGCGCCACGCCGCGGTGCACGCCGCGCTGTTCGTGCTCGGCTTCACGCTCGTGTTCGTGACCCTGGGCGCGACCGCCACGGCCCTGGGCGCCACGCTGCGCCGCTCGCTGCCCCTCATCCAGCAGGTGGGCGGCATCGTGATCGTGCTGTTCGGGCTCTACATGCTGGGCGTGCTGCGACTGCCGGGG is drawn from Gemmatimonadaceae bacterium and contains these coding sequences:
- a CDS encoding TlpA disulfide reductase family protein yields the protein MRIPKFRFRFHWEALLWVALGIFVGHRLWPQVAAAAGVASENAAVPPFQLTTLSGQPVSSDQLRGKVVLINFWASWCPPCRFEMPGFESVYERNKNRDFVVLGVSMDAGSTDGVEKFLAENHITYPVAMATGDMVESFGNVNLLPTSFLIDRQGRIRNTVQGIFAAVALDQAVQRLLAEPADPPAHAGLAP